The genomic interval CCTGGGGCTCGCCGTGACGACGTTGTAGGTGAAGCTGACGCTGAATTTTCTACACGCTTCGCATGACGACAGATGATTGATCGCGTTTACGACGGAAACGTTCTCGATCGTATGGAAGAAGAACGGCGTCGGTCCGGAAGCGGCTACGGATGTTGCCGTGATCCGCGACTCTGGCTCTCAATCATCCTTCGGCTCCGGCGTTGCCGAGTACTTCTCTGGCCCTGCAAATGAAGAAACTAATCATAATGATGATAGGCCTCGCACTGAATGTTCGTGCCCAGAGTGAGGATGATTTGCTCCGCAGTTTGAGCCGCGCCGATAGGAATCTAAACCGGGTCTGGAATGAGACGCTGACCGCGGTACAGCGCGAGGAGCTTCGCGCCGACGAACGTAAATGGGCTCTTTGGAAAGATACCTTACCTTTAGAAAAAAAAGAACAAGCCGTTTGGGCACGGGTAGATTTCCTGAATCAGTTTGTTCACCGTCACGAACGTTAAGCAGCGCCGATGGGAACCGCCCTTGCCGGCCTTACGCCGTCTTTCAACGGGGTTGAGCCGGTCGAGAACGGGTATGACAGCCTGTAGAGGAGCCCTAAATCAGCGCTTATGGGGCGCCCGCCTCGGCGGCCCCGAAGGGACCTTCGGCTTCGAGCATCTGACGCACGGTGGCCCCCAAGGCCTCCCCACTGAATGGCTTGAGCAACAGGCGATAGCGCGGATCCAAGAGCACCGAGGGGTGATCGCCTGTCACCAGCAGCACCGGCGTGTCGGGGGCGGCTTGGCGCACGCGCCGCGCCAACTCCAGCCCGTTCCAACCGCCCGGCAAGCGGAGGTCGGTCACCACAGCTCGCACCCGAAGGGCTTGCCGCTGGAAGAGGGCCCAGGCGCTCTCAGCGTTGAAGGCCACGGCCACGTTGTAACCACCCTGACTCAGCACCAAGGTCATGTAGTGGGCCACAAAGGGCTCATCCTCCACGAGGAGAAGCACGCCTGTGGGACGCGCAGGTGAATCCGTCGGTGACGCCTGTACGTCTAAGAGTTCATGCACAGGCCTGAGCGCGGCGCGAGCAGGCACGCGGCCCGATTGCGGGTGCCGAGCGACCATTATTCTCTCCATCGCGAGCAAGCTGGCGGGACCGAAGGTAAAACGTTTCCAGCGAGGCGTAGCGTCTCAAGGGTATCGGCAACCTGGTACTCGCTTGAGCAGGCAAGTTGAAAGGCGCTCAAGCGGGTCTTCTTCAGGGCCGACGGGCTTTTGCTGAAACCTTTTTGTGGGTTCATGGCGCCATCCTGCTCGCCGCAAAGGCAGATGTCCAGCGAAACTTTATAAATACAATAATTATTATATGAATACCCTCCGGCACGAGGGAACTCCCCTGCAAGTAGCATAAGTCTTACAGCGTTTGCGAGTGAGTTGAGCCGGTGTTTGCCCCGAAGGGCAGCCGGCGCAACAACCGCGGCACCTCCAGCCATGGAGGTAAAATTTTGCCTTCCTTCTCAGGTGCCCTGCCGGCGTTACACCTATTAGACCGTATAAACGGTCTAGGCCCGACGGGCCGGCAGACCTTAGCCTAGGGTTTACCCTGGGAAATCGATTCCCCCCACCTAGCCCTTAAGGGGCGGCAGAAAGCGTTGATGACGGGTTCTGCCGCCCTTTCAGGGCTCGATCGTGATTTTACGGTTACCCAAGGTAAACCCTGGGCTAGGTTCTACCGGCCCGTTGGGCCTAAACCGGTTTTCAAGTTCGTTGAGCGGTTCTTGGCCCGGAGGGGCAATCCTGCAGGGGATGATCGAGCGTAGGGTGGCATTTTACACCGGTTTTCGGGCGGGTTGCCGGCAACTGAGGCGCGGGGCGGGGTGAGATTCTCCCAGGCCTTCAGCCCTCGGTCCTACACCGGCTTGCGCGTTGGTTGAGCCGGTCGTTGCCTGGAGACGCACAAGAAGCACCGGCTCGGCCCTTCATTCCTGCCGTTCCGCCTCGGGTTCTGAGGCCGGCTCGGGTGGCCAAGCGGGCAGCTCCACCGTGAAGGTCGCCCCCTGCCCCGGGCCGGCGCTGGCAGCCCAGATCCGCCCGCCGTGGACCTGCACGATGCCTTGGCAGATGGCCAGCCCCAACCCCAGCCCGCCGTGGCGGCGCCCCACCTCCGCGCCCCCCTGCTCGAAGGGGTCAAACAGTTTGGTCAGCAACCCCGGCGCAATTCCGGCACCGGTGTCGCTGACCTCCACGATTACCCCGCCGCCTTCGCGCTCCCGGGAACGCACCGTCACCGCCCCGCCTTCGGGCGTGAACTTGGCTGCATTCTGC from Verrucomicrobiota bacterium carries:
- a CDS encoding response regulator, which produces MLLLVEDEPFVAHYMTLVLSQGGYNVAVAFNAESAWALFQRQALRVRAVVTDLRLPGGWNGLELARRVRQAAPDTPVLLVTGDHPSVLLDPRYRLLLKPFSGEALGATVRQMLEAEGPFGAAEAGAP